The genomic region AGCTGCGGCCCGGCCTCAAGTTCCACGACGGCGAGCCGGTGCTGAGCAAGGACGTCGTGGCAAGCCTGACGCGCTGGTCGGCGCGCGATCCGATGGGCCTGATGATCAAGGCGCTCCAGCAGGAGCTCACGGCCGTCGACGACCGGACCTTCAAATGGGTGCTGAAGCAGCCCTTCCCGAAATTGCTCTACGCGCTCGGCAAGAACAATTCGCCTTGCAGCTTCATCATGCCGGAGCGCATCGCGCAGACCGATCCGTTCAAGCAGATTTCTGAATATATCGGCTCCGGTCCGCTGAAGTTCGCCAAGAGCGAGTGGGTCCCCGGTGCGAAGGCCGTGTTCGAGAAATTCGCCGACTATTCACCGCGGCAGGAGAAGTCGTCATGGCTGGCCGGTGGCAAGCAGGTGATGGTCGACCGCGTCGAGTGGGTGATCATGCCGGATCCGGCAACCGCGGCGGCCGCGTTGCAGAACGGCGAGATCGACTGGTGGGAGAACCCGATCGCGGATCTCGTTCCAGTTCTGAAGAAGAACAAGAACATCAGCGTCGATATCGGCGATCCCCTCGGCAATATCGGCTCGTTCCGCATGAACTTCCTCTATCCGCCGTTCAACGACGTCAAGGCGCGGCGTGCGGTGCTGATGGCGCTCAGCCAGGAAGACTACATGCGCGCGATCGTCGGCGACGACAATTCGCTTTGGAAGCCGCTGCCCGGCTACTTCACCCCGGATACGCCGCTCTACACCGAAGTCGGCGGCGAGATCCTGAAGGGCAAGCGCGATTTCGACGCCGCCAAGAAGCTGCTCGCCGAGAGTGGCTATTCCGGCCAGCCGGTGACGTGCCTCGTCGCGCAGGACCAGCCGATCACCAAGGCGATGGGCGACGTCACCGCCGACCTTCTCAAGAAGCTCGGCATGAATGTCGACTTCGTCGCGACCGATTGGGGCACGGTCGGCTCCCGCCGCGCGCAGAAGACACCGCCCGGACAGGGCGGCTGGAACATGTTCCACACCTGGCACGCAGGCGCGGATTGCGTCAATCCGGCTCCCTACACCGCCATTCGCGCCAATGGCGACAAGGCCTGGTTCGGCTGGCCGACCAGCCCCGGCACGGAGAAGGAGGTCGCGTCGTGGTTCGAGGCCAAGAACCTCGACGAGGAGAAGGCCGCCATTGGTCGCCTCAACAAGGCGGCGCTCGACGACGTGGTCTACGCGCCCACGGGCTTCTTCCTGAGCTACACCGCCTGGCGCAAGAACGTCTCCGGGGTCGCCAAGGGGCCGCTGCCGTTCTTCTGGGGCGTGTCGAAGTCTGCATGATCGTGCGCTGAGGCCAGATGCTCTCCTACATCCTCCGTCGCATCGTCGCGACCTTGCCAGTCATGGCCATCGTCGCGCTGTTCGTGTTCAGCCTGCTTTACATCGCGCCCGGTGATCCGGCCGTGGTGATCGCGGGCGACCAGGCGAGCCCGGAGGATGTGGAGCGCATCCGCCAGAGCCTCGGCCTCGACCGGCCTTTCCTGATCCAGTTCGGAAGCTGGGTCTGGCGCATCCTGCACGGCGATCTCGGCACCTCGATCTTCACCAACCTGCCGGTCTCGGCGATGATCGCGCAGCGTCTCGGACCGACGCTGTCGCTGATGATCGTCACGCTGCTGCTGACGGTCGTGGTGGCGGTGCCGCTCGGCGTGGTGGCGGCATGGAAGGCCGGCAGCTTGATCGATCGCGTCATCATGGGCTTTGCCGTGTTCGGATTCTCGCTGCCCGTCTTCGTGGTCGGCTACATGCTCGCCTACATCTTCGCGCTGGAGCTGGAATGGCTGCCGGTGCAGGGCTACACGCCGCTCAGCTCCGGCTTCTGGCCCTGGCTCGAAAACCTGATCCTGCCCGCGGTCGCGCTCGGCTGCGTCTATATCGCGCTGGTCGCACGCATCACGCGGGCAGCCATGCTCGAAGTGCTGCAACAGGACTATATCCGCACCGCCAAGGCCAAGGGCCTCGGGCAGGGCGGCATCCTGTTCATCCACGCCCTGAAGAACGCGGCGGTGCCGATCGTCACCGTGATCGGGATCGGCATCGCGCTCCTGATCGGCGGGGCGGTCGTCACCGAGAGCGTGTTTGCGATCCCCGGCCTCGGCCGCCTCACCATCGATGCGATCCTGCGCCGTGACTATCCGGTGATCCAGGGCATCGTCCTGCTGTTCAGCTTCGTCTACGTCCTCGTCAATCTGATGATCGACGTCATCTACACGCTCGTTGACCCGAGGATCCGCTATTGACCGACACCACCGTCAATCCGCAATCGCTTCCGGCCGGCCTCGTCGTCGCGCCGCAACTGCCCGAGATCCTGCGGCCGGTCAGGATACGGCGCGGCTTCGTCGGCCTCCTGCGCGGCCATCCGACGGTGGCGATCGGCGGCGCATTGCTGCTGACGCTCGTGCTGATCGCGGTCTTTGCGCCTTACCTCGGCACGGTCGATCCGACCGCGCTCGCGCCCGCCAAGCGCACCCGCGCGCCGTCGGCCGATTTCTGGTTCGGCACCGACGTGCTCGGCCGCGACATCTATTCGCGCGTGCTGTTCGGCGCGCGGGTCTCGCTCACGGTCGGCCTGTCGGTGGCGATCTTCGCCTCGGCCGTCGGACTTGCCATCGGCATGGTCTCCGGCTTCATCCGCTGGGCCGACGGCATCCTGATGCGGTTCATGGATGGCTTGATGTCGATCCCGCCGATCCTGCTGGCGATCGCGCTGATGGCGCTGACGCGCGGCAGCGTCGGCAACGTCATCCTGGCGATCACCATTGCCGAGATCCCGCGCGTCTCGCGCCTCGTCCGCAGCGTCGTGCTGTCCTTGCGCGAACAGCCCTATGTGGACGCGGCCGTCGCCTGCGGCACGCGCACGCCGATGATCATCCTGCGCCACATCCTGCCCAACACGGTTGCGCCGATGCTGGTCCAGGCGACCTATATCTGCGCCAGCGCCATGATCACGGAGGCGATCCTGTCCTTCATCGGCGCCGGTACGCCGCCGACCATCCCGTCCTGGGGCAACATCATGGCTGAGGGCCGCGCGCTCTGGCAGGTGAAGCCCTACATCGTGTTCTTCCCGGCGGCGTTCCTGTCCGTCACTGTGCTCGCCGTCAATCTGCTCGGCGACGGCCTTCGCGATGCGCTCGACCCGCGCATGGCCAAGAGCCTGTGATGTTGCCTGTGATGGATCGAGGCTGATTGAGATGGCATTGCTCGAAGTCGAGAACCTCCAGACCCATTTCCGCACGCCCGGCGGCATCAACCGCGCGGTCGACGGGGTGTCCTTCCATGTCAACGAGGGCGAGACGCTCGCCATCGTCGGCGAGTCCGGCTGCGGCAAGTCGGTGACGTCGATGTCCTTGATGCGACTGATTCCGGAGCCGCCGGGCCGGATCGCAGGCAGCATCCGCTTCGCGGGCAGGGATCTCCTGAAGCTGTCCGAACGCGAGATGCGCGCGATCCGCGGCAACGACATCTCGATGATCTTTCAGGAACCGATGACGAGCCTCAACCCGGTGCTCACCGTCGGCCGCCAGATCCGCGAGACCTTGATGATCCATCAGGGCCTCGACAAGCAGGCGGCGGAGGCGCTCGCGATCGAGATGCTGACACTGGTCGGCATTCCCGAGCCGAAACGGCGCGTCGGCGAATATCCGCACCAGCTGTCCGGCGGCATGCGCCAGCGCGTGATGATCGCGGTGGCGCTGGCCTGCAATCCGAAGCTTTTGATTGCGGACGAGCCGACCACCGCGCTCGACGTGACGATCCAGGCGCAGATCCTCAAGCTGATGCTGGATCTGAAGCGCCGGGTCGGTGCGGCCATCATCCTGATCACCCACGATCTCGGCGTCGTCGCCGAGATCGCCGAGCGCGTCATGGTGATGTATGCCGGCCGCAAGGTCGAGGAGGCGCCGGTCGCCGAGCTGTTCCGCTCGCCGCGTCATCCGTATACGCAAGGCCTGTTAGGTGCGGTGCCAAAGCTCGGCTCTTCGCTCGCGGGCACTGCGACGCGGCTCGCCGAGATTCCGGGGCAGGTGCCTGATCTGCGCAAGCCGATCACCGGCTGCGTCTTTGCCGGGCGCTGTGCGCTCGCGACCGATCTGTGCCGCCAATATGCGCCGGGGCTGGAAGAGAAGGGCCCCCGCCACATCGCCGCGTGTCATTACGCCGCCAAGGGAGCGATCGCGGCATGAGTGTTCCGCTGCTCCAGGTCAACGACCTCAAGAAGCATTTTCCGATTAACAAGGGCCTCTTCGGGCGACAAACCGAATTCGTCTATGCGGTCGATGGCGTGTCGTTCGAGATCGCGCGCGGCGAGACCTTGTCGCTGGTCGGCGAGTCCGGTTGCGGCAAATCGACGGTCGGCCGCGCCATCCTGCGTCTGTTCGAGATCACCTCGGGCCAGGTCATCCTCGACGGCCAGCGCATCGACGACGCGCATCCGAGCACGATGCGCCAGATGCGCCGCCGCGTGCAGGTCGTGTTCCAGGATCCGTTCTCGAGCCTCAATCCGCGCATGCGCGTGCGCGACATTCTCGCCGAGCCGATCCGCAATTTCGGCCTGGCCAAATCCGCGGAGGATCTCGAGGTCCGTGTCACGTCGCTGATGGACACGGTGCGCCTGCCGCGGGAAGCGCTGAACCGCAGGCCGCACGAATTCTCCGGCGGCCAGCGTCAGCGCATCGGCATTGCGCGGGCGCTCGCGGCCGAGCCCGAGCTGATTGTCTGCGACGAGGCGGTCTCCGCGCTCGACGTTTCAGTCAAGGCGCAGATCGTCAATCTGCTACAGGATCTCCAGCGCGAGTTCGGCCTCGCGCTGCTGTTCATCAGCCACGATCTCGCCATCGTCGAGCACATGACCCACCGCGTCGCGGTGATGTATCTCGGCAAGATCGTCGAGGTGGCGCCGCGGCGCGAGATCTTTGCCGCGCCAAGGCATCCCTATACCAAGGCGCTGCTTTCGGCCGTGCCGCTGCCGGAGCCGGGAGCCCAGCGCAATCCCATCATCCTCAAGGGCGACGTGCCGAGCCCGATCAACCCGCCGAAGGGATGTCGCTTCCACACCCGTTGCCCCTTCGTCTTCGATCGTTGCCGGACCGAGGAGCCGACGCTGCGCGCGACCGGACCCGAGCAGTGGGTGGCCTGTCACCTCGACGAAGTGCCTAGTGCTTCATGAAGTGAGGTTTGATCGCTGCAAGGAGGTGCGCTCCCTCTCCCGCTTGCGGGAGAGGGTTGGGGAGAGGGTGCTTCCGCAATGGGACAATCCCCAAGGGGAGAAAGCCCTCACCCGGCGCGCGGGACGATGCTTCGCATCGCCCGGAACGCGCCGACCTCTCCCGCAAGCGGGAGAGGTGAACGTGCCCGCGGCAATCGACTAACCTAAAGCCATTCCGCTTTGATGCTTGATGAAACCGGGTTTGGGCTGACTGTCGGCTTCTGGAGCTCATCCCTGCCGGCGCAGGAAGCCCGTGATCGTGATTTTTTCCCAGATGCCGGCCGCGGCAAAGGGATCAGCGCGGTTGAAGGTTTCGACCTCGGCGCGGCCGGGAGCCTCGATCAGGAACAGGCTGCCGATCATGGTCTGGCCATCGTCGGAGACGAGCGGTCCCGACATCACGATCTTGACGCCGAAGCGCGAGGTATCGCTGAGGAAAGCCTTGTGGGCATCGTAATTGGCGAGCCGGGTCGGCAACGCGCCGGCGCGGTCGAGGGCGTGAATGGCGAACAGCATGCTGTCTCCGCTTCTTGCTTCGGTTCTTGCTTGGCTTCTTGGGACGGCCGCGAGCTGCGGCCGTCCGGGCTTGGGGTGATAGGGTGGTCTACTTCGCGCTGAGCTTGCCGGCCTCCTCGAAGGTCGGACAGGTCCGCTGCTCCAGCGGTACGTCGAACGGCCCGTAATTGTCCTTGGTGATCACGGTCGGCTTCAGCACGATCTCGCTGATGACCGGCTGGTTCCGCAAGGAGCGGATTGCCATCATGGTGCCGAGGCAGCCTTGCGCGAATCCGTTGTAGTCGCCGCTCGCGAGCAGCTTGCCGGACTTGATCGCGTCGATCGCCTCCTTGGTGCCGTTGATGCCGATCACCTGCGCCTTGCGGTTGGCGCCGTCGAGCGCCTCGATCGCGCCGACCGCCATGGCATCGTTGGCCGCGAGCACGCCGTCGATCTGCGAATTCGACTGCATCAAGTTCTCCATGACCTGGAGCGCCTGGAGCCGCTGATAATTGCCGGGCTGCGAGGCCAAAAGCTTGGCGCCGGGGGCTTCCTTCAGCGCATCGTTGAAGCCGCGCACGCGGTCGACATTGGTCAGCGAGCCCTTGACACCTTCGATGATGACGATGTTGCCCTTGCCGCCGAGCGTCTTGAGCAGGAAGCGCGCGGTCTCCAGCCCAAGGCTGTAATCGTCGGCGCCGACGAAGGACAGGAACTTGCCGCCGGCAGAGCGGTCGGTGATGTTGACGACGGGGATCTTGGCTTCGTTGATCTTCTCGACCCCCGGGACCATCGCCTTGTAATCGACCGGCGTGAACACGATCGCGCTCGGCTTCTTCACGACGACGTCCTCGATCTGGCTGAGCTGCTCGGGAATCGAGTCCGGCTTGGTCGGGATGTATTGCAGCGTCTTCGCGTTCAGCGTCTTCGCCATGTTGTCGGCGCCGACGCGCACCGTCTGGAAGAACGGATTGGTCTGGTTCTTGGTGAAGACGGCGATGGTCTCGCCGTCGGCACGTGCCCCATTCGTGAACGCGGCCGCCATCAGCAGCGGCAGCGCCAGATAGCCCAGTCCTTGTTTCATATTGCCTCCATCCCTCATTTTGCTTGTTGGATTTCCATGACTCATTGCGCGCGGCGGCGGGTCTTCATGTCGAGCCAGACCGCGAGAATGACGATGACGCCGGTAACGAGCGGCTGCCAATTGGCGCTGACCGACAGCAGGTTCATGCCGTTCAGCACCAGGGTCAGGATCAGCGCGCCGATGAAGGTGCCGAACACGGTGCCGAC from Bradyrhizobium sp. CB1015 harbors:
- a CDS encoding ABC transporter ATP-binding protein encodes the protein MSVPLLQVNDLKKHFPINKGLFGRQTEFVYAVDGVSFEIARGETLSLVGESGCGKSTVGRAILRLFEITSGQVILDGQRIDDAHPSTMRQMRRRVQVVFQDPFSSLNPRMRVRDILAEPIRNFGLAKSAEDLEVRVTSLMDTVRLPREALNRRPHEFSGGQRQRIGIARALAAEPELIVCDEAVSALDVSVKAQIVNLLQDLQREFGLALLFISHDLAIVEHMTHRVAVMYLGKIVEVAPRREIFAAPRHPYTKALLSAVPLPEPGAQRNPIILKGDVPSPINPPKGCRFHTRCPFVFDRCRTEEPTLRATGPEQWVACHLDEVPSAS
- a CDS encoding ABC transporter permease, giving the protein MTDTTVNPQSLPAGLVVAPQLPEILRPVRIRRGFVGLLRGHPTVAIGGALLLTLVLIAVFAPYLGTVDPTALAPAKRTRAPSADFWFGTDVLGRDIYSRVLFGARVSLTVGLSVAIFASAVGLAIGMVSGFIRWADGILMRFMDGLMSIPPILLAIALMALTRGSVGNVILAITIAEIPRVSRLVRSVVLSLREQPYVDAAVACGTRTPMIILRHILPNTVAPMLVQATYICASAMITEAILSFIGAGTPPTIPSWGNIMAEGRALWQVKPYIVFFPAAFLSVTVLAVNLLGDGLRDALDPRMAKSL
- a CDS encoding ABC transporter substrate-binding protein, with product MDRRTVLKGLAGAGGLALTGGLSAPAIAQGAAARTLRFVPQANLANFDPIWGTQYVVRNAAAMVWDTLYGIDSSFQPQRQMVESEEVTDDGTTWTFKLRPGLKFHDGEPVLSKDVVASLTRWSARDPMGLMIKALQQELTAVDDRTFKWVLKQPFPKLLYALGKNNSPCSFIMPERIAQTDPFKQISEYIGSGPLKFAKSEWVPGAKAVFEKFADYSPRQEKSSWLAGGKQVMVDRVEWVIMPDPATAAAALQNGEIDWWENPIADLVPVLKKNKNISVDIGDPLGNIGSFRMNFLYPPFNDVKARRAVLMALSQEDYMRAIVGDDNSLWKPLPGYFTPDTPLYTEVGGEILKGKRDFDAAKKLLAESGYSGQPVTCLVAQDQPITKAMGDVTADLLKKLGMNVDFVATDWGTVGSRRAQKTPPGQGGWNMFHTWHAGADCVNPAPYTAIRANGDKAWFGWPTSPGTEKEVASWFEAKNLDEEKAAIGRLNKAALDDVVYAPTGFFLSYTAWRKNVSGVAKGPLPFFWGVSKSA
- a CDS encoding sugar ABC transporter substrate-binding protein; translated protein: MKQGLGYLALPLLMAAAFTNGARADGETIAVFTKNQTNPFFQTVRVGADNMAKTLNAKTLQYIPTKPDSIPEQLSQIEDVVVKKPSAIVFTPVDYKAMVPGVEKINEAKIPVVNITDRSAGGKFLSFVGADDYSLGLETARFLLKTLGGKGNIVIIEGVKGSLTNVDRVRGFNDALKEAPGAKLLASQPGNYQRLQALQVMENLMQSNSQIDGVLAANDAMAVGAIEALDGANRKAQVIGINGTKEAIDAIKSGKLLASGDYNGFAQGCLGTMMAIRSLRNQPVISEIVLKPTVITKDNYGPFDVPLEQRTCPTFEEAGKLSAK
- a CDS encoding ABC transporter ATP-binding protein, with amino-acid sequence MALLEVENLQTHFRTPGGINRAVDGVSFHVNEGETLAIVGESGCGKSVTSMSLMRLIPEPPGRIAGSIRFAGRDLLKLSEREMRAIRGNDISMIFQEPMTSLNPVLTVGRQIRETLMIHQGLDKQAAEALAIEMLTLVGIPEPKRRVGEYPHQLSGGMRQRVMIAVALACNPKLLIADEPTTALDVTIQAQILKLMLDLKRRVGAAIILITHDLGVVAEIAERVMVMYAGRKVEEAPVAELFRSPRHPYTQGLLGAVPKLGSSLAGTATRLAEIPGQVPDLRKPITGCVFAGRCALATDLCRQYAPGLEEKGPRHIAACHYAAKGAIAA
- a CDS encoding ABC transporter permease, whose amino-acid sequence is MLSYILRRIVATLPVMAIVALFVFSLLYIAPGDPAVVIAGDQASPEDVERIRQSLGLDRPFLIQFGSWVWRILHGDLGTSIFTNLPVSAMIAQRLGPTLSLMIVTLLLTVVVAVPLGVVAAWKAGSLIDRVIMGFAVFGFSLPVFVVGYMLAYIFALELEWLPVQGYTPLSSGFWPWLENLILPAVALGCVYIALVARITRAAMLEVLQQDYIRTAKAKGLGQGGILFIHALKNAAVPIVTVIGIGIALLIGGAVVTESVFAIPGLGRLTIDAILRRDYPVIQGIVLLFSFVYVLVNLMIDVIYTLVDPRIRY
- a CDS encoding YciI family protein, producing the protein MLFAIHALDRAGALPTRLANYDAHKAFLSDTSRFGVKIVMSGPLVSDDGQTMIGSLFLIEAPGRAEVETFNRADPFAAAGIWEKITITGFLRRQG